Within the Emticicia oligotrophica DSM 17448 genome, the region TTAAAGGCTTTTTTTACAGTAGTATTTTCAGCATTATTTGGGTCAGTGATGATAATATCTGCTACAAAATCACTTTCTGATTGATTGATTGAAATAGTACTTTGCGTATTTTTTGCAACATTACTGATTATTTTTACTTGATTACCATTTTTTCCAAGCCAATCGGCTAATATTTTACCTTCAAAATCTGGATTTGAAAGAATCATCAACACTTTAATCGGTTGATTTTTTTGACTGAAAAACTTAATTTCTTGAATTTTTTCTTCATTCAAAACTAAATCAAATGTGTTGCGTCCAATAGAAAATACTGGAGTTCTAAGACTAAAATAATTGAAACCTTTTTTTAGATTAACACTATCAATGGTTTGATTTCCCCATTTAAGTGTAAGTTTTTGATTTTCAGATGAATGAATTTTTCCGTTTATTTCCTGAATATCTCCTTTATTCACAATTGCTCGCCATTGAACCTCTTGTATTTCATTATCTTTAAAAAATGGTAGCCAATGAATGGTGTGATTTACAAGTTTGCTCAATATCTCAGGCCTAACATCCTGCCCTAAGAAGTATATTTGCCCAATTTGAGTTTCAAAACCGTCGTTTTCAAGTAAACGCTTATTGAATTTTTGTTGAGTAAAATACTCTTGTATTTTTAAACTATCTTTAGTTTTTTGAATTATTTCAAGCGGAATATTCTCAGAAACTACTAAAATCTTATTGGTATCGCTTTGTTTATGATAGCTTGGATTGATAATAAATAAACTAATAATTAGCCAAAGAGCGATATTGAGTCCAACTTTTACGCCATATCTTTTACTTCCCTTCTCTTTGATTAACTTAAAATATTGAATAAATAGTAAAGCCACCAAGGACATTCCTAACAGCCAATCATAAATGCTCAGATTTTGTATTTGTTGAATTAAATTCATCTAAATTTTTCGACCAATGATTTAATTAATGGTTTATATTTTACTGTTTAATGTTCTTCCAATAAGCGTTCTCCAATTTTTTCTCTACAAATAATGTTTGATTACTAGGGTTTGTATTGTTGAGCAATGACTTATTGATAAGACCATACATTTTTGTTTTTAGCGTTGTTTGCTCTTGGTCAGTGATGTTTTTACCATTAATAAGCTCTTGTAAGGTACTCAAAATGCTCCAGTTTGATAAATTGCTATTAACAACTCTGGTAGAAATGGCTGCACTCAACTCCATAAGTTTGTATTTTTGAGTATTGTCTAAAATTCTTTCGTTTTCAGAAATTATACCCATTACTTCTGCAATAAGTGTCTCTAATTGCTGTTGAGTATAATTTTTTTGAAACTTAAATGCAGAATTAAACTTGGTTAATTCTCCCGTCAATCTTTTTTCTTTTTCTTTAATTGGAGGCGGAGCAAAACTGGTTTTTTTTACAAAAGTTCTAGCTTTATGTTGAGCAGACTTTAAATATTCGAGAGCTTTTTTCTCAAAAGGAAGTGCTTTTTCTGGTTCGTATAACCTCAAATGTAGTTCAGACTGCCACATTTGTTCAAGCGACATCTTTAATAAACTTTTAGTTGATTGCTCGTAATATGTATTAGCCTCTCCGTCATCATGCGAATGTACGTATTCTGCCAGCAAACTGGCAACGGGGTCTTTTTCTTCAGCTGCAGTTCCATGATTATGTCCTTCTTCTTCATGCTTATTTCCTTCGTCATGGTCATGTTCACCTTCATCGTGGTCATGTCTGAAGCCTTTTAATAAATCACCATCCTTTGCTTCTGCTGGTAATGCATTCACTGCTCCAATGGCCCCTTCATTTTCCTCTCCTAAATACTGACCATACCTAAGTCGTAGAGCTTTTTGGTCGAAACCAATATTATTTGAAATATCATTAAAATCCTGCTTTTTTAACTTATTTCGCTTGGCAATGAGTTTTTCTGTATCAATAATGATTTGTCTTTGACTTCTGAAATACTCGGGCATAATATTCATCGCCATAGTTGCCAAATCAGATTCTTCTACTTGTGCAGTATCTTTATAAACAATAAAATAAGTATCAGATTTTGAGAAATTTGGTGATGGACGTTTATTATCAATAGCTGCCCAATAATAGTAAAGCTCATCACCCGGAGTAAAGTTAAGTGCCCTCAAATCAATGGTTTTACTAATTGTTGCAGATTTGAAATTTGATTGTGGAAGTGGGATTTTTACTTCTCTGAATTTTACATTTTCTCCTGAACCACGAGCTAAAGTAGCAACGATGAACGCTTGATTTACTAAAAAATCATCTGAAATTTTGGCAGAAATTTGAATGTTTTTAGAATCTTTAATGAAATGTAATTGGTAAAGTTCTTTGGATGTGGGCTCTATTTTCGGTGATAAATCAGGTATTGCATCTAAACGATAATAATCTGATTGATAAATAAGTGAATCATGAAAATAAGCTTTAAAAGAATAAAGTCCCGAACTAATGAGTTGGTCTGTATATTCAAAGTGTTCATCAACGAGTTTAAATGCTACCTCTTCGCCTCGATTATTGCTTAAATTAACTTTTAAATTGGTTGAATTTGAGAAGTTGATTTGCCATTTAAGCATTGAGCCAACAACGGCAGAGGCATTCATATTTTCTGAACTAATATTTTCAATATTGGTATAGCTTGGAGGAGTAATTGTTAGCGTAGCAGATTCAAAGTTTGGAATATATCTTTGATTAGTTGATAACTGGTTTTTAATAGAATTTGATTTTAACTGATGATTATTCCATTTTAATTTAGGTCCCCAGTTATAAAAGCTAAAAGCTAAAAGAAATACTCCAAAAAAACAAAGTAGTTTTCTTTCAAAAATGATGGGCGTTTTATAGTTATTGCTTAATAAACGTTCAAGTTGTAATTGTTCGGCTAAATTAGGTTGCTCGAGTGTCAATAATTCGAGACTATATTCTGTATTATCAAGTTTTTGATGAATAATTTTGATGGCTTCTTTTTGTTTATTCTGAAATAGCTTTTGTTGAAGAGAAATCCCTAAAAATGAAAGAAACAAAGCTATTGATGCCCAAATTTCTGATTGAACAAAGAATAAAATGATGTAATAAGCAGTGCCAGCTACTAACAAGCAAACTAATATTGCTTTAGTGTACAACTGGAGGTTGACTTTGGTTATGATTTGTTTGAGTTGATTCATGCGTTTTTGGAAATAGCGAGCCAACGCTCAAAACAAAGTAATAAAATGAATACTAGAATGAGGCTTTTATCAAACCATTCATTTGAGGACTTGTGCGGAAAAGGTTGTATTTTAAACAAAGCCTTTAATTGTTGCTCAGAAAGCGGCTTTAGATTTTCATTGTTTAATTGCCAATGTTGAATGATTTTTTCGCCAATAAACTCTGGTAAGTAGGCATTAAATACCCATTCGTTAGTTTGTGGTGTGAGCGGTTTTGAGATAATTATTTCGTTGTCATTATTTGTTACATAAACTCCGACCCACTTTTGTGAATTACTGAAAAATCCTAAAGTTTTAGCTGAAATATGAATTGGTTTATCTGAAAAAATTATGTCATAATTATTCGTTTCTTTGGGTGCTAATTCAATTTGAAACTGCCATTCATAAATATCTTTCAGAGCCGATAAAGAAGCAATTATTTGTTTCTTTTCCGTAGTATTTTTATTGAAAATACCCACATTAAATATGCCCTCGTGACTTATTTCTTGCTTAGAATTTGTATTATTTCTGACCGTTTTTAATTGGCCATCAGCATCAATAAATGATGTTTTATTGTCAGAGAAAGCAAATACGTTATTAGTGCGTGTTGAATCAATAATTGAATGGATTTTAAGATTAGTTGGTGAAAAAATCTGTGGAAGCTGAGTTAGTTTACGCTGATTAATGAGATATAATTCAAGCGTTTGGTCTTGAATAAGTTTGCCCATTTCGTTCAGATTTGATTGTAAAGATTGGGCATTGATTTTTACAATATTTGAAGGTAATTGTTCAATCGAGGTAAATCTAACGGGCTTATCATTTATCCAATAACATTCTTCTCCTTTTTTAAGAGCTTCATCAATCTCAAACTTAAAATTCTCAAATACTATTCGATTGGCTTCAATTAAATGAGTTTTTGTTTTTTTTGAACTAGCATTTGTCCATATTAACAATGGTTTCGACAAGATAAAAACAAATAGTAAAAGCAGTAAACACCTGATTATCAGCAATAAAATATTGTCCAGTCGAATGCCTCTCGACTGTTGGAGATTTTTTTCACTAAGCCATTGAGTAGCAGCCCAAGCAATTAATTTTCCTTTTTTTTGATGCCAAAAATGTATAATAACAGGAATACCAACTGCCAAGCTTCCCCAAAGTATGTAAGGGTATAATAATTCCATTTCAGAAATTTCTTTGCTTTATTGCTTCCAAAATTACGCTCGCAATTGGAGTATCAAAGCTTGTTTTGAACAAGTGTACAAATGGAATTTGTAATGCTTCTTCAAGTTTTGTTAAATAATTTTCAGCGTTTTTTTTAACCTCTTCTTTAATTGCTTCCGCTTGAAGTTCAATTTCTTGCCCGGTTTCTAAATCTTTAAATCTGAAAAAACCTTTGAGGTTGAAATTTAATTCTTGTTGCCCCAATACTAGGAAAATAAGTATTTCTCGGTGGGCATTGGCCAATGATTTAATTAAAGTTAGCCACTCATCATTGAATTGTAATAAGTCAGACGCAATTACTAAAACTTCTTTTTGTTTTCCCGATTGCAGAACACTCAAGTCTAGTGAATTTGTATTCTCCCAATTTCCATGAGCCTCGATTTTTTCCAGCGTGTAAAGTATTCTTTGAAACGATTGTTTTCCAGAATTAACAAGGGTGACTATTTCTCCATTTTTTATTCCAAACAAACTCATTAAGTCACCTTGTCGATATCCTAAATAAGACAGAGAAGCGAGTAAAATTTTACAATATTCTAACCTTGA harbors:
- a CDS encoding BatA domain-containing protein — protein: MELLYPYILWGSLAVGIPVIIHFWHQKKGKLIAWAATQWLSEKNLQQSRGIRLDNILLLIIRCLLLLLFVFILSKPLLIWTNASSKKTKTHLIEANRIVFENFKFEIDEALKKGEECYWINDKPVRFTSIEQLPSNIVKINAQSLQSNLNEMGKLIQDQTLELYLINQRKLTQLPQIFSPTNLKIHSIIDSTRTNNVFAFSDNKTSFIDADGQLKTVRNNTNSKQEISHEGIFNVGIFNKNTTEKKQIIASLSALKDIYEWQFQIELAPKETNNYDIIFSDKPIHISAKTLGFFSNSQKWVGVYVTNNDNEIIISKPLTPQTNEWVFNAYLPEFIGEKIIQHWQLNNENLKPLSEQQLKALFKIQPFPHKSSNEWFDKSLILVFILLLCFERWLAISKNA
- a CDS encoding DUF58 domain-containing protein gives rise to the protein MLTEELIKLNNLQLAGKLVSEQLMLGIHHSKRTGYGVEFEQYRHYEIGDDPKRIDWKLYARTDKHLVRESSTESNFHLKFIIDLSGSMNYVENKVSRLEYCKILLASLSYLGYRQGDLMSLFGIKNGEIVTLVNSGKQSFQRILYTLEKIEAHGNWENTNSLDLSVLQSGKQKEVLVIASDLLQFNDEWLTLIKSLANAHREILIFLVLGQQELNFNLKGFFRFKDLETGQEIELQAEAIKEEVKKNAENYLTKLEEALQIPFVHLFKTSFDTPIASVILEAIKQRNF